The genomic segment CCGTAAGTCTCAAGAAAAATTTGATAACTCGCAACCTTTTGCGGGCGATAAAGGCTTTCAAGGAGGCAAAAACATTACAACTCCTCATAAGAAAAAACCAAAACGAGAATTAAGTCAACAGCAAAAAGATGAAAACAAGGCTTTGTCTAGTAATCGCATATTTATCGAGCATTTAATTCGTCTGCTTAAAATATTTCGGATTGCCTCACAGAGATTTCGATTGAAACTTGAGACTTATGAGCAAATTATCTTAACAGTTTGTGGTTTAGTTAGGCTTAGAATCGGTAGCTTAATTTTACCAACTTAGCTGTTAAGAACATTCATAAAGTCTAAAAAGTTAGGAGTTAATTTTATGCCTCTAAACTATCACTAACTATCTCAAAGCCTTATCGCTACGTTTTTACGAAGATATCAAAGTTTTGCCTCAAAGCTTTGAACAGTCTGGCTTTGGAGTTTTCGGACAAGTCTAATGGAGTTAGCAACACAACGGGACAGTGAAGAAGTTGTACGAGGGAAAAGATAAAACTTCCCGCTTCTTGACATCCAACCGGAGCCAGTTGTTTAGTTGAGTGCTGTAGAACCCCTCTACATGATTCATACAGCCCTCAACAGAGTTCAGTTCCCACTCTACAACTGGCTAGAAATTAACAAAACTCAATAGAATCTCAGAAGATGTAGATAACTGGCATTTCTCTAACAGCGATCGCATCAGTAGGCTACGGGAAAACGAGAACTTAGAAGAGGCTGCTCGTGCTGTGCTGAAGCACTTGGGGGAACTGAAGCGACCGTATTTGACTGTGGTAGAGGAGAAGCTGTTGAGTTTTATTGAAAAAGAATGTGTAACTAGAAAAAATTAACCTGCACTTACCCCTCTTCTGTCACTTTCTGGGAAAGTGATTGCTAGAAGCCCCATAAGGCAATCAATACAAGTTATATTATTAGAAAAAATTGGTCTTATATTTGTTATTAGGAAAAAATTTGGCGATCGCTTCCTGTACAAAAGCTCTGGAAGTCAGAAATGACAAATGTTTTTGGAGAGTGACAGAAGAGGGGTAATGGGGTTTAAGATTTGGGTATTTGATTATTTCTTAGGATCTAAAATTTTTGTGTTACGGTAGTAGGCTGTAAAATAAAAAACCTATATTTGAAAGTATATAAAGCTTGAGCAGCAATGGTTTCCCCTAGAGTTAATCCAAACTTGCCTCCCAACTTTTATGAGCTTGATGAGTACGCCTTTCAGGACTTGTGCTGTGATCTGCTCTCAGAACAATCTAGAATCGCTACTTGTGATGTTTATGGCACACGAGGACAACAGCAAGATGGAATTGACCTTTTAGCACATTGTGATGATGGAATTTACACTGAAGTGGGACAGTGTAAATGTTATAAAGATTTTCCACCTCGGAAAATTATTGATGCGTCAGATGAATTTTTTCAATACATCGACTACTGGGTAAACAAAAAAGTTCGGCGATTTATTCTATTTGTTGGCTGCGATCTCAGTCAAACTCAGCGACAAAAACAAATTGAGATTGAAAAGCAGCGCTTTGCCTGTTTTAACATTCAGTACGAGGTTTGGTCAGCAAGCACAATACGCCAAAAGTTAGCACCTCACCCTGAAATTGTTCTTCGTTACCTGCGATCGCAGGAGTGGGTAGAAAAAATTTGTGGTCGCGTACCTCAACCATACCCTCAATTTGCTGAGAACTCTAGAGCTACAGAGTTAACGTTTGGGGTTATTAGTTCAAAACTTGAGCGTCTATCTTCTGATTTATCTAAGACAAAAGCCAAACAACTAGAAGAGTACCGCGAACTTTATCGGCAAGGACATTTACAACGAGCCTACGCCTGCCTTGAAGCCCTTCGAGGCGATGAAAATTGGGATGTCTTCGATAAACCCTTGCAGGCACAGATTTTACAGTCCATGTCAGGGTATTTTCTCAGCGTAGAGCAGAATATTGAGAAAGCTAAAACATTAGCGGTAGAGGCACGCAGCCTTGATCCAGAAGGAGATAATTCTCTTTTACAAAGTTTGATTATTTATCACGCAAAGGGTGCAAAAGCTGCATTGAAGCAGATTGATAGCACCTCCAGTATAGACATTTTTAATCTCAAACTTGGGTTGTTGCTAGAAATACAACGCACAGATGAGGTTATTACAATGCTGGAAAACCTTCCTCCTGCTTTGGAACCGGATGCAGAAACTAACCGCATACACGCTTTAGCATTTTTAGACATAGGGGATATTACTGCTGCTCAAGTAAAGATTCAGCAAGCTTGTTATGAAAAACCAAATTGGGAAAAGATTCAGATATCTGAGGCTACGATCAATTACTACAGTGTACTCTCTCCTGCTGTCCCTAAGCGTTTAATCAACTACCCTCAGCCTGTTGAGTGGTCATTAATTAAGCGAGACGACGAAAGTTTAAAACGTCTACGCATGGCAGCAGATAAGTTTAACCACTTGGCATCTCAAACTGAGCGAGGAGAGAAAGAACGCCAGTATTGGCAAGTGTGGTATTTAGCTTGTTTAGCTAACGACCTAGACCGTCAGTCAGAAGCTCAAGACTTATGCCGTACCCTTCTTGCTGAAGATCCAACTAATCCACAAGCAATTGTTTGGGGAACTGTTCGCAATTATGAAATTGATTTAGTTGCCAGTCAGCAAGTATTGGAAGTATTTGTGGAAAAGTCAGGCAACGATATTGAGCGTATTGCAGCTCTGTTTGGAATATATATTTATTTTGGGATTACTAAGCAAGCCTTAGAGTTACTAAATCGTAACAGAGAGAAATTTGAGCAAACTGGAAACAAAGAATTATGGCTTTTTTGGCATATTCAAGCTTTAGCAATAAATGGAGAGTTTGATACTGCGTTTCAAGAAGCCGAAAGCTGTAGCAATCTCAGTTTTCGTCGCAGTATTCAAGAAGGTATCCGTAGAGAAAAAGCGCGGATGAGCGGTGAATGGCAGGGATTTGCTGAATATCTAGATAAAAGCTGGCAGGAAAGCCGTAATGGTCAATATTTATGGGAATCTTGTCAGTTGCAAGCTAGTTTACAAAACTGGGCTTATGTAGCTGATAAGGCAGATGATTTAGTAAACACAGTAGGAACAGCAGATGCTCTGGGTCTGGCAGCACAATCTGCTTCACAGGCTGGTCGCTATGAGCAATGCTTTCAACTTTTAAATAAGCATCAACGGCTTTTCCCTGGTGGGAACTTACCTCCATATTTGCGTCGCTTCAGAGCCTATTGTCAAGCCAAACTAGGGTTGATTTCACAAGCTGTCGCTGAGGCAGAGGATTTAGTGCGATCGCAAGAGACGGTTGAAAACTTAGTAACCTTGATAGGACTTCAGCGAGATCAAGGAAATCTTCGAGGAGTAGCGATTACAGCTTCCCGACTATTAAGGCATGAAAATGTTCACCCAAATGCCCTGTTGCAAGTAGCAAGGTGGTTATTATCAGAAGATCCTGAATTGTCACGTCAGTTATGGCAGCAGGCAATTACTGCAACAATTGAACCCGAAATTTTAGGGGAAGTGATTACATTAGGATACAACTTGGGATTAGATCGTGAAATCCAACCTTTTGCACAACGGGCAAGGATTCTTGCTATAAGCGGAGAAGGCCCATTTCATGCTGTAGAAGTGCATGAACTTCTTGAACTACAAAGAGAATGGGCAGAAAATGCGGCTTCAATGAATCGCAAATATGACAATGCTGAAGCTCCGATCCATTTAATTGCCCAAGCGCGTAGATTGGCACTCACTAGCATTTTCCGAGTTCTTCTCAATGAAAATGCTAACAAACCTAATCCCCATATTCAGCCAGCAGTATTGATACGCTATGGGGCCCGTCCCTTTCCAGAAGAATTTGCAGACTCCAGCAATCAATGGCGACTGCACCTAGACATATCAGCCTTTTTGCTAGCTGCTCACCTTGGTATTTTGAATGTAGTGGAACGACGATTTAGTCCAATTCGGATTTCTGCAACACTACCAATTGCTCTTTTGCAAGAGTGTGAGTACTTCCTACAGCATCAACCTTCTCGGCTAGCAAATCACCGCGAAATCATACGACTGTATCAATCAGGACAATTACGAGAACTATCTCAGTCTCCAACACCAGAATTTAATGAATTAATCGAACAATTGGGTGAACAATCAACTATTTTGCTGGAGCAAGCTCGTGCAGAAAACGGTTTTGTGGTTGAGTTCTTGCCGTTAGCACGACTAGATAACAACGATGTAAAACAGCCCGTTACGCTTGATGAAGCAGATCAGCAACGAATGATCAACTGTCGTGCGTTGGTCGAAGTGTTGAAACAAGAAGGTATTTTATCCAGTAACTCATATGAAACAGCATTGAATGATCTGGGGGATCAAAGGTATCAAGATTTGCCACCAAAGTTACCAGCACGGAATGACTTCATATTTGTTAACTCTGAGTTAGCTAATCTCTTAGCTGGGTCAGATTTACTGGCAAGAGTCTGTCGCCATTTTCGAGTTTTTGTAACACATGACTGTATTCGTGAAGGACAGGCAGCAATCAATGCCTATGAGCATTCATCTGAAGTTATAAGATGGCAGAGAGGGCTTATTCAGCGTGTTTCAACTGGATTAGAGCAAGGAAAATATGAAGTGATCGCAGTTGCAAATCCTGACTCCGAACAAGAGCTTGAGTTGCTGCATTCATGGAAAGAGAATGGATTAACAGTATACGACTTATTTAGATATACGCCTCAGCCAGAAGATGTTATTTGGATTGACGATCGCTTCTTCAGCAAATACCCGAATCGAGATAACATTGTGCCAATCATTGGTGTGTTAGATATTTTGGAGGCATTACGGGTAAAAGGGGATCTAAATGAAACAAGTTACTACAAGAAAATTTTACAACTCCGTACTAGTAACATTCGGTACATTGCCATCAACAGTAAAGAAATTATTTATCATTTGAAGCAAGCACAAATAGAGAATGGAAGAATTCGGGAAACGGAAGAACTAACAGTCATTCGTCGCTACGTCGCCTCTTGTTTATTAGATTTGCACAGACTTCAGCGTCCTCCGCTACCTGAAGGCTCACCTAGTCCTGACGGTGAAATGATGTTTGTCTTTGAGTGCTTACGCGCAACACAAGATTCAATCGGCGAAATTTGGGTAGATACCAATTTTTCAGAAGAAATAGCTATTGCTTACTCTGATTGGATTTTAGAAAATTTATATACTGGTATTTTTGGTGTTCGACATCTATTGCCCAATGTTGATCTAAATAATGATGGGCTTGATTTTATTAGCCAAGACATTAGCACTCTGTACTTTCAAGGTCTTAAATTTTGGGAAATTGAAATTAACGATATCCATGAAACTCCCAATCGCCGTCAGCAGTATTTTGAGTGGCTTGAGCAACGAATAATAAAGAGACGTTTTAGAGCCAACCCAGAGTTGAGTACTTCTGTGGCGCAATTAATCAAGAACATTATTCTTTATCTGGGGCGAGAGCAAGAAAGGGACGAATCACTGCAAAACTTTAACCAAAGAATGTTGCAGCAGTTTTACCGGGATCTTCCAGAAGTGCTAAAGGATGAACTAAACACCGATCCTGAATTGATGGCTTATCTTCAGATTCAAATGGTTGAATCTATCAATCTCACATTGCCAGATTCGTCCACCCCTCTCGTATTTCCGGCATTAGAATTTTTACCAGCTATCGCAACAGCGATTAATGACCAAGATACTATAATTACAGCATTACAGCCACAAACAGCTTTTAAAATTCAGGCAGTTCAGAGTAATTCTTCCATCCAACTCCGCTTTATCAATGAAGCAGACTCAATAAATTATGTGTGGCAAGACGATGTAATGCTTCTGGCATCAGATAATCCTAATGTACGGGAACAAGTTCTGCGATCGCATCATTTCTGGTTTGACTGTGATAATTCTAGATTTGAAAAGGTGATTGGCGAAATTCTATCCACCACAGACTTCCGCAGACGTATTGACCAAGCAAATGTATGGCGTAATCAATCGGCAGCAGTTTTCTACTTATTGTTTGAACAGAAGTTATATCAAGAGCAGACTTTCACAATAGATGAGTTAATTCCTCCATCAGGTGCTGGGCTATTACGATATTTCCATCTTGAACACTGTGTAGAAGAAAGCTTGAGTTTTCACGAGAAACTAATCAATGCCGCAGAATCGCTTTTGGTAACTGAGGGGCTTGAAATCTGCTTAGAACGCCTTTCTTGTATTCCAGTCAAACTACCTAAACCAGTAATAGAAGCATTTAGTCAGATGCAATTAAGTGAGAGAAAGGCTCTCCTAGAAAGACTAACATTGCGATTGACTTCTCCATTATGTAAACTCCATTTAATTGATTTAGCACTGCTTTCATCTAACAATACTAAGAAAGTTAAGTCTCTTATCGATGAAATTTTTAGTGAAGCGGGTGAACTTCAATTCAGGTTATTCAGAGTACTTCTTGACCTAGTAAATAACGAATTCAGTCATTGGCATGAGACAAAAGATTGGCTTCCATCTATTCGCTTGTCCATAATTTGGGCACATACAAGCAAACTATATAATCTCTTGTATAATCCTACAGTTACTGTGGATGAGTTCGTTCAGAGATTGAAAAACCATGCTCAAAGTAGAGCAATTAGTGCTGATATCATTAATCGTAATCCTGTATTTTGGAATGATGTACTTCACCCTCGACGACTTAACAGGATAACTTTAGTCGCCCACGGACTCGCTGCAATATTGGCAGAGCAAGACCCAGTAATTTTCAAGGCTATAGGAATCACTGAAAAGATGGTCAATTTTGCAGTTAGAACTATTGAAGATAAGCAGTTCCTTGATCCAATCCTATGGCATGATGATTCAGCTCTTGCTCAAGATAACCTGGGAGCTTTACTTGGTGGAGATCGCAGTAAATATATAGGTTTATTACTTGGGACAGAATTAGGACATCAAGTTTCGTCTGAGCAACTTAAAGCAGTAGTGGAAAATGCAATTGATGCTTTAGTAAATGAACCACTTGCTAGAGATCAATGGTTGTCAATTATTGCAGTAATTGGAGACCGACCAATTTATAACGATCTGGTAGATAAATTTAGTATTCTAGTAAGAAGTATTGATATTCTTGAACTTTATCGAGCAGAACCATTTACTGCAATTTTTGCTTTGAGTGTTGCTGCTGATCATGTATCACATACTTCGGATGAAAATCTTAGATTCAAGTTGGAACAAACATTAGTCGTGATCGCTGGACTAATCAACTCTCAGGAACAAATAGAACGGGTAGACGATAAAATTGCTGATCAAATTCTTGAAACTATCTTGAAGCTTGCGATCAGGGCTAATGATCCATATGCAACAAGCCATTCTTTAAACAGCTTATTTACAAAAATCTCATTTGCTTGGCCAGGCTTTGCAAATACAAGTGCAATAGGATTATTTAGGGTTGTACAGGAATTACCTGCAAACCAATTACATGGAGCTTGGGCAACTGTTTTACATCTTCGAGCTTTACGTAGCAATAATTAATGTAACGAAATTAGTAATTAGTGTTTCTGGTGGAATGCGAGGTATGTTGCTTCTGCTATCCCCATCTGACTATTTACGGGCCGTCAATGGCACTTTGGGAGCAATTGTACATTAAACCAGTTCTCACCAAGCATACTTAAGTACAAGTTGCGTTTATTACATAGAGACATTAAAGCTACAGTAAATAAATAACAGTATATTAGCGGGTTACAATCCAGTATGAGGCTAACTACGATATAGCAAATCACACATTATTTGCTACTCAAGTAGTGGGTTTTGAGCTAATGACGATCAAAAAGCCTTTGGTAATCGAACAACCAAAACTGGGACAGCTTATCCATGAACTTCGCACTGTAACGGGTTTAACCCAAGAACAGTTTGCAACACATTTAGGTGTTACTTATTCCACAGTTAATCGTTGGGAAAATAAACGCTCTAAATTATCACCGATGGCTATGCAGAGGATTGAAAAACTTCTACAAGAGATGGGTGAACAAGGGCAGAAACTGTTAGCGAAATATCAATCAAATTAGTTTTGAGTAACAAGTAAGCAGATTTGTTTAGGTAAGTAGTATTGCTTGCTTAATTTTGATATGGCGATATTTGCAATGGGTTGTTTGGTGTCGCAATTTTCATAGAGGATTTGCAGACTTAACCTGCCAATCCAAGATTAATTAAAGTCGATACACCGCAAGGGTTTTAAATAAACAAATTTTGAGTTAATAGAATATTAAAATGGCGCAGCGATTACTACAACTTGATGATGTCAGGCATATAGATAGCCCACAAAACGTAGCATCTTTATTTCAAAAAATTGGCTATAACGCTTCTGCTCAACAATTAGCTATTGATGACTTAGAGCTACCTACTCGGAGTGCAGAAGCTATTTGGAACGCATACATGATTGCCGATCATCAGCATGGTAATGAATCGCTGCAAGTTTTGCTGTTTCAGCTTCAAGAAAACGAATGGCTCTCGAATAGTGTCGCCAGCAACAGAATGCGATCGCTGGCTCAAAGTCTTTGTAGACGACCCTCTAATTTTCTGCTGTTAGGTACAAAAAATTATGACCAATTGATGTTGGTCAATCCCCGCAAAACCTTTGATGCTGACCTGAATTTAAAAGTTAGCATTCGCAAGTTACTAATTGATAGGGCTAATCCCACCAACTATGACCGTGACCGCCTAGATGCGATCGCTGCTCGAAACCTTTCTCCCCAAGAACTGTATAAGGTGCAGTGTGAAGCTTTTGATGTAGAGAAGCTGACTAAAGAGTTCTATCGGGGTTATCGAGAAATCTTTGAGGAACTGCAACGGGTTATTAAAACTAACAATCAGCATTCCTATTTCAATGACTCAAATCGGCTACACCAATTCTCTCAACGACTCCTGGGGCGAATCATGTTCCTCTACTTTTTACAGAAAAAGGAGTTTTTGGCAGGCGATCGCAATTTTCTAAAGACTCAGTACAACAAACTACGCTCAGACCTAGAAGATACCGATTTCTATAATCAGGTGCTAGAGCCGTTGTTTTTTGAAATGCTTAACAAACAGCGCCCAAATATGGATTCCCCTTGGGGTAAAATTCCTTATCTCAATGGTGGACTGTTTGACCGGGATTATGGTTCAGGCGTTATTGATGCAGCTGGCGTGGAAACACCCCCTCAAATCGAATTACCTAATTCTGTTTTTGACCCCAGTGGCGATAAAGGTAAGCTGTTACGCATCTTGATTGTATAATATGAGATTAAGGAATTAATCTTATATCAGCCACCTATGCCAGCAAAAAATCATCTTTCCGAACAGCAAAAGGAACGGCTATTAAAAACGCTAAAAGAGCATGAAAATCCCTACGTAAGAGAAAAGATTCTGATTTTATTATTAATGAATGATGGAAAAACCTATCACGAGATTAGTAAGTTTTTAGATATTGCATATCCAACAGTAGCATATTGGGCTGTTCACGGAGACCCAGATAATCTAGAAAGTTTTTTAGATGGAAGAAGAGAAGGTAATTTCCGTAAAGTTACCAAAGAATATGAAGAATTGCTATTAAAAATAATTGAAAAAGACCCAGTAGAATATGGATATGAATTTGGTCGATGGACAGCAGCAAGACTGGCAACTTATATGGAAGAGGAAACAGGAATTAAATTAAGTGGCTCTCAAGTTAGGAGAATATTAGAGCGAAAAAAGTACGTTTACCTTTGGGCAAAGTATAGCCTAGAGGATAAACAGAATCCTGAAATACGTAAGGCATTTAAAGAAAAATTATCAGAATATTTAAGAATAACAAATGTTGCACCAGAGCGTTTGCAGGTATGGTTTTGGGATGAAAGCGGATTCAGTTTAAGAGTAATAAGAAGAAAAAATTGGGGTAAAAAAGGTACAAGAAGAAAAATCACAGGGCAAAGGAGAAGAGGAAGAGTAAATATTATGGGAGGGTTACGTTATCACGACAAAAAGAGAATTAATTTTGTGATAAAAAAGGGAAATGCAGATGTATTTTATGAGCAGCTTAAATCTTTGAACAACTTTCTCTTACAGGAATGGGTAGAGCAAGGTAATCTAATTGATAACTTCAATGATTGTTCGGCAAAAATAGTGATTATTCTAGACAATGCTAGCTTTCATAAAAGAAAAGATATTTTAGCTTATATCAAAGAGGAAATGCCAAATATTATCCTGGAATTTCTACCACCTTATAGCCCAGATTATAATTTAATAGAATTGGTTTGGCATTCAGCAAAAGAATATATAGCTCATAGATTGTTTGAGTCAGTATCACAGCTAGAAGATTTGTTAAATAAATTGTTAAATGAAGGAGGCCTTATTATTAAATGGG from the Nostoc sp. C052 genome contains:
- a CDS encoding DNA-binding transcriptional regulator is translated as MTIKKPLVIEQPKLGQLIHELRTVTGLTQEQFATHLGVTYSTVNRWENKRSKLSPMAMQRIEKLLQEMGEQGQKLLAKYQSN
- a CDS encoding IS630 family transposase, with amino-acid sequence MPAKNHLSEQQKERLLKTLKEHENPYVREKILILLLMNDGKTYHEISKFLDIAYPTVAYWAVHGDPDNLESFLDGRREGNFRKVTKEYEELLLKIIEKDPVEYGYEFGRWTAARLATYMEEETGIKLSGSQVRRILERKKYVYLWAKYSLEDKQNPEIRKAFKEKLSEYLRITNVAPERLQVWFWDESGFSLRVIRRKNWGKKGTRRKITGQRRRGRVNIMGGLRYHDKKRINFVIKKGNADVFYEQLKSLNNFLLQEWVEQGNLIDNFNDCSAKIVIILDNASFHKRKDILAYIKEEMPNIILEFLPPYSPDYNLIELVWHSAKEYIAHRLFESVSQLEDLLNKLLNEGGLIIKWERKIKNKGNAVY